One stretch of Aigarchaeota archaeon DNA includes these proteins:
- a CDS encoding TCP-1/cpn60 chaperonin family protein, translated as MTRQPILILKEGTQRTRGRPAQHNNILAAKIIAEMVKSTLGPKGMDKMLVDSLGDVVVTNDGATILKKIDVEHPAAKMIVEVAKAQDETVGDGTTTAVILAGELLKKAEELMEQKIHPSTIISGYRKAVDVAYKALQEITLTVDLKDKNTIKNVVKTALSSKSLGYALDHIADLAIESVLSVVKERDGKLVADKDDIQIVKKVGKSLMESELVRGIVIDKEVVHPAMPKRVENAKIALLDTPLEIEKTEFSAEIRIRDPSKIKAFLDEETNILKEMVDKIVSVGANVVVCQKGIDDAAQFFLAKAGILAVRRVKRSDMEKLAKATGGRIVTNIESLTEKDLGRAGLVEERKIGEDRLVFVERCENPGAVSIVIRAGLERQMDEAERALNDAIMNVINLVENNKIVPGGGAAEIEIAKAIRKEMGKLTGKEQLAFLAFADAVEVIPRTLAENAGLEPVEIMASLRHAHENNGKNYGINLFAGKVDDMLKLGVLEPLRVKENALKSSLEAAAMILRIDDVVAASRKKFTEKKSEEEKKSES; from the coding sequence ATGACAAGACAACCTATCTTAATATTAAAGGAAGGGACTCAAAGGACAAGGGGTAGACCAGCCCAGCACAATAACATATTGGCAGCCAAGATAATCGCGGAAATGGTCAAGAGCACGCTCGGACCAAAAGGAATGGATAAGATGTTGGTGGACAGCTTAGGCGACGTAGTTGTCACGAATGATGGCGCAACTATCCTTAAGAAGATAGACGTCGAGCACCCTGCCGCTAAAATGATAGTGGAGGTTGCAAAGGCGCAAGATGAAACGGTTGGTGACGGTACGACTACTGCGGTTATCTTGGCTGGTGAGCTTCTGAAGAAGGCTGAGGAGCTCATGGAGCAGAAAATCCATCCAAGTACTATAATCAGCGGCTACAGGAAAGCCGTGGACGTTGCTTACAAGGCTCTTCAAGAAATAACATTGACCGTAGATCTAAAAGACAAGAACACGATCAAGAACGTCGTAAAGACCGCACTTAGCAGCAAATCGTTAGGGTACGCGCTAGACCATATAGCTGACCTGGCGATAGAGTCCGTTCTCTCGGTCGTAAAAGAGAGAGATGGCAAGCTAGTAGCTGACAAGGACGATATACAGATCGTAAAGAAAGTCGGCAAGAGTCTTATGGAGTCTGAGCTCGTGAGAGGCATCGTAATAGATAAAGAGGTTGTTCACCCTGCGATGCCGAAGAGGGTCGAGAATGCTAAGATAGCGCTGCTTGATACACCGCTGGAGATAGAGAAGACGGAGTTCAGCGCCGAAATCAGGATTAGAGATCCGTCCAAGATAAAGGCATTCTTAGACGAAGAGACTAACATACTCAAAGAGATGGTTGACAAGATAGTTTCTGTTGGTGCGAACGTCGTAGTATGCCAGAAAGGCATAGATGACGCTGCTCAGTTCTTCTTAGCAAAAGCCGGCATACTAGCCGTAAGACGCGTTAAAAGGTCTGACATGGAAAAGTTGGCGAAAGCTACGGGAGGAAGGATCGTCACAAATATCGAAAGCCTTACCGAGAAAGACTTAGGAAGGGCTGGACTTGTAGAGGAGAGGAAGATAGGCGAGGACAGGCTAGTATTTGTTGAAAGATGCGAGAATCCTGGTGCGGTTTCTATAGTGATTCGTGCTGGTCTGGAGAGACAAATGGATGAGGCTGAGAGGGCTCTAAACGATGCCATCATGAACGTCATCAACCTTGTAGAGAACAATAAGATAGTACCGGGCGGTGGTGCTGCGGAAATAGAGATAGCCAAGGCTATACGAAAAGAGATGGGCAAGCTGACCGGTAAAGAGCAGCTGGCATTCCTTGCCTTTGCCGATGCTGTAGAAGTCATACCGAGGACGCTCGCAGAGAACGCGGGTCTCGAGCCTGTCGAGATAATGGCATCTTTAAGACATGCCCATGAGAACAACGGTAAGAACTATGGAATTAACCTATTCGCTGGTAAGGTTGACGACATGTTAAAGCTAGGTGTCCTAGAACCACTAAGGGTCAAAGAGAACGCACTAAAGTCATCTTTGGAAGCAGCTGCCATGATATTACGTATTGATGACGTCGTCGCCGCTTCAAGGAAGAAGTTCACCGAGAAGAAGAGTGAAGAAGAGAAGAAGAGCGAAAGTTAG
- a CDS encoding UPF0182 family protein: protein MRAAYYPNRKIPSRKWAIRIIVLIIVLLMFFIVGNQIVNLFLNFMEFGELFIRPFYYALVGGLVLSAIAFFRIDFKNRRSLVFWFFKLIVNVIRSPGVIHLDLIDFSNFRMSVRNFVIWQITKTIVGTVFFTNTLFGMSVLAMLNGWDPKLGELWRIFPLPFITPPVNEAFAQSMVIPALPALLLIVPPVLNALGVRLVVLVGITQFVKSISTSVVKYLEEGRVVIPVATIEALIAIGLFWTAFNSFFTTYIDYNTKVTLIATIIVATLFAIYAYFDSRKLGRLRNIYVRVGAIVLVALSAGSIIAIQNSIADARKVEWLGPYVVQEISVNRYLAELDEIKELSYNFSIKKIRQETIPLYVERNKNMLSKIRLWDWDAAFTKLKPEIGLIPYVDFEDSDIIRFNGTLYWSASMKPILPAFVRPEDRWFNEHMVYTHVPNGFLLLNAHDGIIEDSSKFFKQRRVYYGEGGLLSTTWSAYVVGEDKSKEVGGHFYSGKGGVDAQPPLSWLFDITFMLSYPDKTVHIMRYKDVYERMRLLFPYFSYDWGDSSIDMFPVTDGEKTYWLMPLIFKVPAENVPWSRGEFFMRFVGYSLIDIYDGTIQLIVIGDDFFSELFKNLYAEYINTEMPAWLYKQTRYPVELFEWRIGIYNKYHVRDPATFIGAREFFEIPEGLETYFIYAQPPGFEEIEFVGMLSLQLKGALGKNLAGYAVVRNDYPHLGEVIVYKVPLESTVKLLGPTAAIEALRRDPVFKQMETLLRNPRIGDNILYQIGDYPVYFIPVYTAPAEGVITTIGTVAVVGAAFTGEYYVGLGSTPENAFRAFLSKLAGLETPPPEVTEGEQKISDIKEFVSTLFERANVTVVRPEKINAHLVFLEGKVSVKSAEDYRKVEELVQAFIKRWTEKRVLEWVEDNVIKYGVILVESGIVELHYISIVLE, encoded by the coding sequence ATGCGAGCCGCATACTATCCAAACAGGAAAATACCGTCAAGAAAGTGGGCAATTAGAATAATAGTTCTAATAATAGTCTTATTGATGTTTTTCATAGTCGGTAACCAGATCGTTAATTTATTTCTAAATTTTATGGAATTCGGCGAACTCTTCATAAGACCATTTTACTACGCGTTAGTTGGCGGTTTAGTGCTTTCAGCAATAGCCTTCTTTAGGATCGATTTTAAGAATAGGCGCTCGCTTGTTTTTTGGTTCTTCAAACTGATCGTAAATGTTATTAGAAGCCCTGGTGTAATTCATCTAGATTTAATAGATTTTTCAAACTTTAGGATGAGTGTACGTAATTTTGTGATATGGCAGATAACAAAAACGATAGTAGGAACTGTGTTTTTCACAAACACGCTCTTTGGTATGTCAGTGCTGGCGATGCTGAATGGATGGGACCCAAAGCTGGGCGAGCTTTGGAGGATATTCCCATTACCGTTCATCACACCTCCCGTTAATGAAGCGTTCGCTCAAAGCATGGTTATACCAGCACTTCCGGCGTTGTTGCTTATCGTGCCTCCAGTACTCAATGCATTAGGGGTTAGACTCGTCGTTCTGGTAGGTATCACACAGTTCGTCAAGAGCATTAGTACATCAGTCGTAAAGTATCTGGAAGAGGGAAGAGTCGTTATACCCGTTGCCACAATAGAGGCTTTAATAGCAATTGGTCTCTTCTGGACCGCTTTCAATTCGTTCTTCACAACATATATTGATTATAATACGAAAGTAACTCTCATAGCAACAATAATCGTTGCGACACTGTTTGCGATTTATGCGTACTTCGACTCTCGTAAGTTGGGCAGGTTAAGAAACATTTACGTGAGAGTCGGGGCCATAGTGCTTGTCGCTTTGTCAGCAGGTTCTATAATCGCCATACAAAACAGTATAGCTGATGCGAGAAAGGTAGAGTGGCTAGGTCCCTACGTCGTCCAGGAGATATCAGTGAACCGTTATTTGGCAGAGCTTGACGAGATTAAAGAATTGTCCTACAATTTTTCTATAAAGAAGATACGTCAAGAGACAATACCTCTATATGTTGAAAGAAACAAAAACATGTTATCAAAAATTAGGTTGTGGGATTGGGATGCTGCATTCACAAAGCTCAAACCGGAGATAGGTCTTATACCCTACGTTGATTTTGAAGATTCTGACATAATAAGGTTCAATGGTACGCTTTATTGGAGCGCATCGATGAAGCCGATACTGCCAGCGTTCGTGAGACCTGAAGACCGTTGGTTTAACGAGCACATGGTTTACACACACGTACCAAACGGCTTCCTTTTGTTGAATGCACACGATGGAATTATTGAAGATTCTAGCAAATTCTTCAAGCAGCGTAGAGTCTATTATGGAGAAGGTGGCTTACTTTCAACTACGTGGTCAGCTTATGTGGTTGGTGAGGATAAGAGTAAAGAAGTTGGTGGACATTTCTATTCAGGAAAAGGTGGCGTGGATGCTCAGCCACCATTGAGCTGGTTGTTCGATATAACGTTCATGCTATCGTATCCTGACAAGACCGTTCACATAATGAGGTACAAGGACGTATACGAAAGGATGAGGCTCCTATTTCCTTATTTCTCGTATGATTGGGGCGACTCGTCGATCGATATGTTCCCAGTAACTGACGGTGAAAAGACATACTGGTTGATGCCGCTTATCTTCAAGGTGCCTGCCGAGAATGTGCCGTGGAGTAGGGGCGAGTTCTTTATGCGCTTCGTTGGTTACTCATTAATAGATATATATGATGGAACAATACAGCTCATAGTAATAGGTGATGATTTCTTCAGCGAGCTATTCAAGAATCTTTATGCCGAATATATTAACACAGAAATGCCTGCTTGGTTGTATAAACAAACCAGATATCCCGTTGAGTTGTTTGAATGGAGGATTGGTATATATAACAAGTACCATGTCAGGGATCCTGCTACATTTATAGGTGCGAGGGAATTCTTTGAAATTCCTGAAGGACTTGAAACGTACTTTATATACGCACAACCACCCGGTTTTGAAGAGATCGAATTTGTTGGTATGCTTTCTTTGCAGCTTAAAGGCGCTTTGGGGAAGAATCTTGCAGGCTACGCCGTGGTAAGAAACGACTACCCCCATCTTGGCGAGGTAATAGTATACAAGGTTCCCCTAGAGTCTACAGTTAAGCTTCTAGGTCCGACGGCGGCAATCGAAGCGTTAAGAAGGGACCCCGTCTTTAAGCAGATGGAGACATTACTCAGAAACCCGAGGATAGGCGACAACATATTATACCAAATCGGCGATTACCCAGTTTACTTTATCCCAGTGTACACAGCACCAGCAGAGGGCGTCATAACGACGATCGGTACCGTAGCTGTAGTGGGGGCTGCCTTTACTGGCGAATACTATGTCGGCCTTGGATCTACGCCCGAAAATGCTTTCAGAGCATTCCTGTCAAAGTTGGCAGGATTGGAAACACCACCTCCTGAGGTCACGGAGGGAGAACAAAAGATTTCTGACATTAAGGAGTTTGTTTCAACATTATTTGAGCGCGCAAACGTCACCGTGGTTAGGCCCGAAAAGATAAATGCCCACCTGGTTTTCCTTGAGGGTAAAGTAAGCGTAAAGTCGGCCGAAGATTACCGAAAAGTGGAAGAACTCGTTCAGGCATTTATAAAAAGGTGGACGGAAAAGAGGGTGCTAGAATGGGTAGAGGATAATGTTATTAAATACGGCGTTATTTTAGTAGAAAGTGGGATAGTGGAGTTGCATTACATATCTATCGTTTTAGAGTAG
- the hypF gene encoding carbamoyltransferase HypF — protein MKKIRAEVSVSGIVQGVGFRPFVYRIAVSRGLRGFVQNLKDASVRIVVEGPESHIRSFLDALVEEKPPLARITRINVNYSEPKNEFVDFKILKSSEQGSLTSSVIPADVAICDECVKELLNPTDRRFGYFFITCTNCGPRFTAILDTPYDRQNTSMRDFPICELCSSEYMDPSNRRFHAQTIACPACGPVVYLTTNDGEIVACKEPIKEAAKLIDEGYIVAVKGNGGFHVATATTISEPIVRLRKAKHRRQKPFAIMAKDLKTIKSFAIINKQEEVVLTSPARPIVLLRKSEDYYLSEEIAPGLHNIGVMLPYTGLHLLLLLNSKEPAYVMTSANPSGEPIVIHNQEAYARIGKDVDYLLLHNREIVNRCDDSVVRVIGESISFIRRSRGYVPEPIILPHNSNKNVFALGGELNVTACILMGDKAFLTQHIGDVECVETYEFLKSAVYHLAKLTRAQPEVIAHDLHPGFQTTRLAEELAERFRIPTLAIQHHHAHVASVMAEHGLEEVVGIACDGFGYGSDGLAWGGEVLLCDSSGYRRLGHLENHPMPGGDLAAKYPARMVAGILFGSDICERWLFSNVDKLPRGRDEAELILKQIKSGRNIKTSSVGRVLDSIAAILGVCHERTYEGEPAMKLESAAIGGSDILGLKPEIKGRVLLTKHIVESIAEIAMKGLNQEKIRDLAFSAQNYLALGLAELALEIAASEGVKNIVFTGGVAYNEQITMTIRRAVETRGLKFYTNTKVPPGDGGLSFGQAVIAAKLSD, from the coding sequence ATGAAAAAGATCAGGGCTGAGGTAAGCGTTTCGGGCATAGTTCAAGGGGTGGGCTTTAGACCGTTCGTTTACAGAATCGCCGTTAGTAGGGGACTTAGGGGATTCGTCCAGAATCTAAAGGACGCATCCGTTAGAATAGTCGTAGAAGGACCTGAATCACACATAAGGTCTTTCTTAGATGCTTTGGTTGAAGAAAAACCACCTTTAGCTCGTATAACCAGGATCAATGTAAATTACTCGGAACCAAAGAACGAATTCGTGGATTTCAAGATACTAAAGAGTTCAGAGCAGGGCTCGCTCACAAGCTCCGTGATACCGGCGGATGTTGCAATATGCGACGAATGTGTTAAGGAACTCTTAAATCCTACTGATAGGAGGTTCGGCTACTTCTTTATAACGTGCACAAACTGTGGGCCAAGATTTACTGCTATATTGGACACACCGTACGACAGGCAAAATACATCTATGAGAGATTTTCCGATATGCGAGTTGTGTAGTTCTGAATATATGGACCCATCGAACAGGAGGTTTCACGCTCAAACGATAGCATGCCCCGCTTGTGGTCCAGTAGTTTATCTAACAACGAACGATGGAGAAATTGTTGCATGCAAAGAACCGATAAAGGAAGCAGCTAAGCTTATCGACGAAGGATATATAGTAGCCGTAAAAGGGAACGGCGGCTTTCATGTAGCAACAGCAACGACAATCTCAGAGCCTATAGTAAGGCTTAGGAAGGCTAAGCATAGACGACAGAAACCCTTTGCAATAATGGCTAAAGATCTAAAGACCATAAAATCTTTTGCCATAATTAATAAACAAGAGGAAGTAGTACTCACGTCACCGGCACGCCCCATCGTTTTATTACGTAAAAGTGAGGACTACTATCTATCTGAAGAGATAGCGCCGGGCCTACACAACATAGGTGTTATGTTACCATATACAGGCCTACATCTTTTACTGCTGCTCAATAGTAAGGAGCCGGCATACGTTATGACGAGCGCAAACCCGTCGGGCGAGCCAATAGTTATACATAATCAGGAGGCCTATGCGAGAATTGGAAAAGATGTTGATTATTTGCTCCTTCACAATCGGGAAATCGTGAATAGATGTGATGATTCTGTAGTAAGGGTAATTGGTGAGTCTATCAGTTTTATACGCCGTTCAAGAGGTTATGTGCCAGAGCCGATTATTTTACCACATAATTCTAATAAAAACGTCTTTGCTTTAGGAGGTGAACTTAACGTTACTGCTTGTATCCTCATGGGTGATAAAGCGTTCTTAACGCAGCATATTGGCGATGTAGAATGTGTAGAAACTTACGAGTTTCTGAAGTCGGCGGTTTACCATCTGGCTAAGCTTACCAGAGCGCAGCCGGAGGTGATAGCCCACGATCTACATCCAGGATTCCAGACAACTAGGCTTGCGGAGGAACTAGCTGAAAGGTTTAGGATACCAACGTTGGCTATCCAGCACCATCATGCGCATGTCGCCTCAGTAATGGCAGAACATGGGTTAGAGGAAGTCGTAGGAATAGCATGCGATGGATTTGGTTATGGTAGCGACGGCTTGGCGTGGGGTGGTGAAGTTCTTTTATGCGATAGTAGCGGTTACCGCCGTTTAGGACATCTAGAAAACCATCCAATGCCAGGTGGTGACCTAGCCGCAAAGTATCCAGCGAGGATGGTCGCAGGAATATTGTTCGGTTCGGACATATGTGAAAGATGGTTATTTTCGAATGTTGATAAACTCCCAAGAGGAAGGGACGAAGCAGAACTGATACTGAAACAGATTAAAAGTGGAAGAAACATAAAGACTTCGAGTGTCGGCAGAGTTCTGGATAGTATTGCGGCCATATTGGGCGTATGTCACGAGAGGACCTACGAGGGCGAGCCTGCTATGAAACTTGAATCCGCAGCGATAGGCGGATCAGATATCTTGGGGTTGAAACCAGAAATAAAAGGTAGAGTCCTGCTCACAAAGCATATTGTAGAATCGATAGCTGAAATAGCGATGAAAGGTTTAAACCAAGAGAAGATAAGGGACCTTGCCTTCTCAGCCCAGAATTATTTAGCGCTAGGATTAGCTGAGCTCGCCTTGGAAATAGCCGCTAGCGAAGGTGTGAAGAACATTGTTTTTACAGGTGGTGTGGCATACAATGAGCAAATAACGATGACAATACGACGAGCAGTCGAGACCAGAGGTTTGAAGTTTTACACAAATACGAAGGTTCCACCTGGCGATGGTGGACTTTCGTTCGGTCAAGCAGTAATTGCAGCCAAATTAAGCGATTAG
- a CDS encoding TrmB family transcriptional regulator — MSSSEKIGSNITVSERVKKAMQNLGLTDYEIRAYLPLIQIGPLTASELSNIAEIPYSKIYEVLGSLEEKGWVEVEGGRPARYHAKSPVTAVETMKLKLEEKLQQNSDIIISELMPIFEDRWAKEKPDIWILRGEHNILTKLKELIANCERELLLATPMLPKEILRTLLPFFITIKGKNGRVQIMLTSDTDQQTLRKIAEVAEVRIREHMFGCGAIRDLREVMIIFAAENGKRPAIAIWSEHTSLAKFARDYFDYLWNSAYTVKKV; from the coding sequence ATGAGCTCGTCTGAAAAGATTGGAAGTAACATAACAGTCAGTGAGAGAGTCAAAAAGGCGATGCAAAACCTAGGCCTTACAGATTACGAGATTAGGGCATACCTTCCTCTTATTCAGATAGGTCCGTTGACCGCTAGTGAGTTAAGTAACATAGCTGAGATACCTTATTCGAAAATTTACGAAGTGTTAGGAAGCCTAGAAGAGAAAGGATGGGTTGAAGTGGAAGGTGGAAGGCCTGCAAGGTATCATGCAAAATCTCCTGTTACAGCAGTCGAGACTATGAAGTTAAAACTCGAGGAAAAACTCCAACAAAATAGCGATATAATAATATCTGAACTCATGCCAATCTTTGAAGATAGGTGGGCTAAAGAAAAACCAGACATTTGGATATTAAGAGGGGAACATAATATCTTAACTAAACTAAAGGAACTCATCGCTAATTGCGAGCGAGAACTCTTGTTGGCAACACCGATGCTTCCTAAGGAGATTTTGCGTACGTTGTTACCATTCTTTATAACAATCAAGGGGAAGAACGGTAGAGTACAGATAATGCTCACATCGGATACTGATCAACAGACATTAAGGAAGATAGCCGAAGTTGCAGAAGTCAGAATCAGAGAGCATATGTTTGGTTGTGGTGCAATTCGTGATTTGAGAGAAGTTATGATAATATTTGCAGCCGAAAACGGAAAGAGACCAGCCATAGCTATCTGGTCGGAGCATACAAGCTTGGCAAAGTTTGCTAGGGATTACTTTGACTATCTTTGGAATAGTGCGTACACAGTAAAAAAAGTTTAA
- a CDS encoding CoB--CoM heterodisulfide reductase iron-sulfur subunit A family protein yields the protein MVEGEEIRIGVYVCHCGVNIAAVVDVKKVAEELSKVPNVVVAKDYQFMCSQPGQNIIVEDIKEHKLNRVVVAACSPRMHEPTFQRAVERGGLNPYLFEMANIREHCSWVHEKEKSAATEKAIKIVKAAVAKARLLKPLKVEKVKVIPRALVIGGGIAGIRASLDIANAGFEVHLVETRPSIGGNMARLDKTFPTLDCSQCILTPLMVEASRHPNITLHTYTDVVSIDGSVGNFKVKLLKKPRYVNEAKCTGCGVCVTKCPWTVPSEFDLGLGKRKAIYFEFPQAVPLIPVIDPEHCMYFQKGTCRACEKFCPPKAINFDQKPEEIELEVGAIILATGYGLYDVAKNMPEYGYRKYKDVITGLELERLVSATGPTKGHILRPSDGKEPKKVAIILCVGSRDEKHLRFCCRFGCVAGLKHAYYIVSHIPDAEVYICYRDIRTFGKGYEEFYERIRSYENVKFIRGSPMEILQDADGSLYFDVFDANTNRVVTLRPDLIVLETGIVPHPTFKEVAKVLKCSVGPDGFALELHPKLRPTETSVDGVFLAGAVQGPKDIPDTVAQAGAAASSAIALMSRGYVETIPYVSSINEDLCSGCGICQPLCAFDAISLVKKEDGKQVAKVDISKCKGCGVCVAACPSGAAQQLGFDDEQISAMVRTLTG from the coding sequence ATGGTTGAAGGCGAAGAGATTAGAATAGGTGTTTACGTATGCCACTGCGGCGTTAACATAGCAGCCGTGGTTGACGTAAAGAAAGTGGCTGAAGAATTATCAAAAGTACCTAACGTCGTGGTTGCGAAAGATTATCAGTTCATGTGTTCTCAACCGGGCCAGAATATAATAGTAGAGGATATAAAGGAACACAAACTTAACAGGGTCGTCGTAGCTGCCTGCTCGCCGAGAATGCACGAACCTACATTTCAGAGGGCTGTTGAGAGGGGGGGTCTTAATCCATATCTCTTCGAGATGGCTAATATAAGGGAACACTGTTCTTGGGTTCACGAGAAGGAAAAATCTGCAGCGACGGAAAAAGCCATTAAAATAGTTAAAGCTGCAGTCGCCAAAGCCAGGTTGTTAAAACCATTGAAGGTAGAAAAGGTCAAGGTAATACCGAGGGCGCTGGTTATAGGTGGTGGGATAGCAGGCATCAGAGCTTCGCTTGATATAGCAAACGCCGGTTTCGAAGTCCACTTAGTCGAGACAAGACCCAGCATAGGGGGAAACATGGCTAGGTTAGATAAGACGTTTCCGACACTCGACTGCTCTCAGTGCATACTGACACCTCTTATGGTAGAAGCGAGCAGACATCCAAATATAACCCTCCACACCTATACAGACGTTGTAAGTATTGACGGTTCTGTCGGAAACTTTAAAGTTAAACTGCTGAAGAAACCAAGGTATGTTAATGAGGCAAAATGTACCGGTTGCGGTGTTTGTGTCACAAAATGTCCATGGACCGTGCCGAGCGAGTTCGACTTGGGACTTGGAAAGAGAAAGGCAATATACTTTGAATTTCCGCAAGCGGTCCCGCTTATTCCCGTAATCGATCCTGAGCATTGTATGTATTTCCAGAAAGGGACGTGTAGAGCCTGTGAGAAATTCTGTCCTCCCAAAGCCATAAACTTCGACCAGAAACCAGAAGAGATAGAGCTTGAAGTTGGGGCAATAATCTTGGCTACTGGATACGGTTTGTACGATGTTGCAAAGAATATGCCAGAATATGGTTATCGTAAGTACAAGGACGTAATAACTGGGTTGGAACTGGAGAGGCTTGTTTCTGCCACAGGACCGACGAAGGGGCACATACTCAGACCTAGCGACGGAAAAGAGCCGAAAAAGGTTGCTATAATCCTCTGCGTCGGTTCGAGGGACGAAAAGCATCTAAGGTTCTGCTGCAGGTTCGGGTGCGTTGCAGGATTGAAGCACGCTTACTACATAGTGAGCCACATACCGGATGCGGAAGTATACATATGTTATAGGGACATCAGAACCTTCGGGAAAGGTTACGAAGAGTTCTACGAGAGGATTAGAAGTTACGAAAACGTCAAGTTCATAAGAGGTAGCCCGATGGAAATATTACAAGATGCTGATGGAAGCCTCTACTTCGACGTATTCGATGCGAACACAAATAGGGTTGTAACACTTAGACCAGATCTCATCGTCCTTGAGACGGGCATAGTTCCTCATCCAACATTTAAAGAAGTTGCCAAGGTGCTAAAGTGTTCGGTGGGCCCAGATGGTTTTGCGTTAGAGTTGCATCCAAAGCTCAGACCTACTGAGACGTCCGTTGATGGCGTATTCTTGGCCGGTGCAGTACAAGGACCAAAGGATATACCTGATACAGTAGCTCAAGCAGGTGCTGCAGCGTCTTCGGCCATAGCGCTGATGTCGAGGGGCTACGTAGAAACTATACCTTATGTATCCTCGATTAACGAAGACTTGTGCAGCGGTTGTGGCATATGCCAACCCCTATGCGCTTTTGACGCAATATCACTGGTTAAGAAGGAAGACGGGAAGCAGGTAGCAAAGGTCGACATAAGCAAGTGCAAGGGCTGCGGAGTATGTGTAGCTGCATGTCCATCTGGAGCAGCCCAACAACTCGGGTTTGATGACGAACAGATTTCTGCAATGGTAAGAACGCTTACGGGGTGA
- a CDS encoding CoB--CoM heterodisulfide reductase iron-sulfur subunit B family protein, translating into MRFLLYLGCTTATKQYGYELSLRGTLPLLGVELEYPKDMNCCGVPMKGISRFYPYYACARIMAIAESQGLDIVSPCNGCHLNLTETIYKLKLNPPLMNAVNELLREEGLRYTGKATVYHPVEVLHDKIGVEKITSAIKRKLPEMPVSSHPGCHLIRPTEFPRPETRNGPLKLDRLIEAIGLRARDYPEKYECCGAAILPYSPEAAIRVTASRIKKALAVGSRAITSLCPYCIEMLDGKQDAAKTITGDQSVSIPALYYTQLLGLALGLDEKELGMNLNMSPVEVLLEEMRV; encoded by the coding sequence ATGAGGTTTCTACTTTATTTAGGTTGCACCACCGCGACGAAACAGTACGGTTATGAGTTATCGTTGAGGGGCACTTTACCACTATTAGGTGTAGAGTTGGAATACCCTAAGGATATGAATTGTTGCGGAGTTCCTATGAAGGGGATAAGTAGGTTCTACCCATATTATGCGTGCGCAAGGATCATGGCGATAGCCGAGTCGCAAGGTTTGGATATCGTCTCACCATGTAACGGTTGCCACCTAAACCTAACGGAAACGATCTACAAGTTAAAGTTGAATCCGCCACTTATGAATGCTGTGAACGAGCTTCTTAGAGAGGAAGGGTTAAGATACACAGGCAAAGCAACGGTTTATCATCCGGTAGAAGTTTTGCACGACAAGATAGGTGTTGAAAAGATAACATCTGCGATAAAGAGGAAGCTACCGGAAATGCCGGTTTCTTCTCATCCTGGCTGTCATCTGATTAGACCGACGGAGTTCCCGAGGCCAGAGACAAGAAATGGTCCACTTAAGTTGGATAGGTTGATCGAGGCCATAGGCCTTAGGGCGAGAGATTATCCCGAAAAGTATGAATGTTGTGGGGCAGCCATACTTCCTTATTCGCCTGAGGCGGCGATAAGGGTTACGGCCTCTAGGATAAAAAAGGCACTGGCTGTGGGTTCGAGGGCTATAACTAGCCTGTGTCCGTATTGTATAGAAATGCTCGACGGAAAGCAAGATGCTGCTAAAACGATAACCGGCGACCAAAGCGTTTCGATCCCAGCGCTTTACTATACGCAGTTGTTGGGTCTTGCATTAGGCTTAGACGAGAAGGAGCTGGGGATGAACTTGAACATGAGTCCGGTCGAAGTTTTACTCGAGGAGATGAGGGTCTAA